From one Oceanispirochaeta sp. M1 genomic stretch:
- a CDS encoding sensor histidine kinase, whose translation MYQILLVSSISILLLSVFFSVITSRNLIRPLLSLEDGIKQISIGNWENLKINVRDPIEIQFLSKSFNSMQESLRKKTLEHEASNFELKKANTDLISTQRQLVHSEKMASIGQLAAGVAHEINNPTAFVSTNLHTMVEYLSVYKNLFQQMEELITCIENKDVEEKSLTVINKIESMKEEENFPFILDDAFQLLEESIDGANRIKKIVLDLRNFARPESHDARLANINTAIEDALRLTSNELKYKCEIVKELGNLPDIFCRIDQITQVFVNLFVNAAHAIKEHGNITIKSWIETDSIFISVCDTGTGIDKENLDKLFDPFFTTKDVGEGTGLGLAISYGIIEKHGGTIKAESTPGKGSCFHIILPQKGNSI comes from the coding sequence ATGTATCAGATATTGCTTGTTTCCTCCATCTCTATATTGTTGCTGTCTGTATTTTTTTCAGTAATAACATCCCGAAATCTCATCAGGCCACTTCTTTCACTTGAGGATGGAATAAAACAAATAAGTATTGGTAACTGGGAAAATCTCAAAATTAATGTTAGAGATCCTATTGAGATTCAGTTTCTTAGCAAATCGTTCAATTCGATGCAGGAATCTCTCAGAAAAAAAACTCTTGAGCATGAAGCCAGCAACTTCGAACTTAAAAAGGCAAATACAGATTTAATCAGTACACAGAGACAGCTGGTACATAGCGAGAAAATGGCTTCCATTGGTCAGCTTGCTGCTGGAGTAGCTCATGAGATAAACAATCCAACTGCTTTTGTGAGTACTAATCTTCATACAATGGTTGAATATTTATCGGTATATAAAAATCTGTTTCAGCAGATGGAAGAGTTGATTACTTGTATTGAAAACAAAGATGTAGAAGAAAAGAGTTTGACAGTAATAAATAAGATAGAGAGCATGAAAGAAGAAGAGAATTTCCCTTTTATTCTTGATGATGCCTTTCAACTGTTGGAAGAATCCATTGACGGAGCTAACCGGATAAAGAAAATTGTACTGGATCTTCGTAATTTTGCACGACCGGAAAGTCATGATGCCCGGTTGGCTAATATAAATACTGCAATTGAAGATGCTCTTCGTCTGACCAGTAATGAACTTAAATATAAATGTGAAATTGTAAAAGAGCTGGGAAATCTTCCGGATATTTTTTGCAGGATTGATCAGATTACTCAGGTTTTTGTGAATCTTTTTGTCAATGCTGCTCATGCCATAAAAGAACACGGTAATATTACAATTAAATCGTGGATAGAAACAGATTCTATTTTTATATCGGTATGTGATACAGGAACAGGTATTGATAAAGAGAACCTGGATAAATTGTTTGATCCGTTCTTTACTACAAAGGATGTAGGAGAAGGAACTGGTCTGGGACTGGCTATCTCTTATGGGATTATAGAAAAGCATGGTGGAACAATTAAAGCAGAAAGCACTCCCGGTAAGGGAAGCTGTTTTCATATTATTCTGCCTCAAAAAGGGAATAGTATATGA
- a CDS encoding Fic family protein encodes MSTGKVMTIERLLNNLDQIPSATMWLLSDISEYRGMQKMFTRQIPQKLKSLKEFAIIESVVSSNRMEGLIIDHKRIKPVILGESALKDRDEEEIRGYRKALSWIHKDSENLSVSEGTLKDFHKTCRGEIWDSGKYKERDGDIIETYPDGKSRVRFITASAAKTPELMSNLITAWDLLKTDRNIHPLIGISLFNLDFLCIHPFRDGNGRVSRLFLLLQAYHFGYEVGRYISLERVIEENKERYYETLELSSIGWHEGTNNPWPFINYMLFIIKSAYKEFENRASHMGPERGEKTKIIKDTIEKFYGNFTVNEIRINCPGVSIDLIRKVLKDMSKDRIITSTGRGRGASWRKV; translated from the coding sequence ATGAGTACTGGAAAAGTGATGACAATAGAACGATTACTAAATAATCTTGATCAAATTCCCTCTGCGACAATGTGGCTTCTTTCTGATATTAGCGAGTATCGAGGAATGCAGAAAATGTTTACACGACAGATACCTCAGAAACTTAAATCTTTAAAGGAATTTGCAATAATAGAAAGTGTTGTTTCTTCGAATAGAATGGAAGGTCTAATTATAGACCATAAAAGAATTAAACCCGTCATTTTAGGAGAGTCAGCTTTAAAAGATAGAGATGAAGAAGAGATAAGGGGATATCGCAAAGCTTTGAGCTGGATACATAAGGATTCTGAAAACCTTTCTGTATCTGAGGGTACATTGAAAGACTTTCATAAAACATGTCGTGGTGAAATATGGGATTCTGGTAAATACAAAGAAAGAGATGGAGATATAATTGAGACATATCCAGATGGGAAATCCCGTGTTCGTTTTATTACAGCATCTGCTGCTAAAACTCCGGAATTGATGTCCAATCTGATAACGGCATGGGATCTATTAAAAACAGATAGAAATATTCACCCTTTAATAGGTATTTCTCTTTTTAATCTCGATTTTCTTTGTATTCACCCTTTTCGTGATGGAAATGGGCGTGTTTCAAGATTGTTCTTACTTCTTCAGGCTTACCACTTTGGATATGAAGTGGGTAGGTATATCAGTCTGGAAAGAGTAATTGAAGAAAATAAGGAAAGATATTATGAAACTCTTGAATTATCATCCATAGGCTGGCATGAAGGAACAAATAATCCCTGGCCTTTTATTAATTATATGCTATTTATTATTAAGTCTGCTTACAAGGAATTTGAGAACAGAGCTTCACATATGGGACCTGAACGTGGAGAAAAAACAAAAATCATCAAAGATACAATCGAAAAATTTTATGGAAATTTTACTGTAAATGAAATTAGAATAAATTGCCCTGGAGTCAGCATTGATCTTATAAGGAAAGTTTTAAAAGACATGAGTAAAGATAGGATAATAACAAGTACCGGCAGAGGCCGGGGTGCCAGCTGGCGAAAAGTATAA
- a CDS encoding sigma-54 dependent transcriptional regulator has protein sequence MKPVLLLIIDDEMAILSSLQRGIRRSSIANEVQVEIAVGGKAGLLQLKNLKPQILLIDMKMPDISGQEIIQKIIDSGNHTYTIIMTGYTDIKEAVKLIKQGIYDYLTKPFELEELEVILKRIINELNMEGRIISLQRQLSLASHTGNQIISNNSTMKEVEKTINAVRDTDFNILILGESGTGKELIADLIHYSGQRRNGPLIKVNCAGLVSTLLESEMFGHEKGAFTDAIKAKEGKFSLANGGTLFLDEIGDMDIALQAKLLRTIQDGVYQKVGGVESLHTDARIVAATNRNLMEYIKEGKFREDLYYRLNVVTINLPALRERKDDIPLLALHFLKKLTKKYGKKLQSIQPEAIKILEEYYFPGNIRELENIITRSYISSTGSSIVKADLPLEIRENTITSIKSQLNGTEKLSKSIIDSNNLKLQIENTEREHIQKMLALTNNDRKYASELMGLSRRQLYNKISKYNL, from the coding sequence ATGAAACCTGTATTATTATTAATTATTGATGATGAAATGGCTATTCTCTCCAGTCTGCAGAGAGGGATTAGAAGATCATCAATCGCAAATGAAGTTCAGGTGGAAATCGCTGTTGGAGGGAAGGCTGGTTTGTTGCAGTTAAAAAATCTAAAGCCCCAGATTCTTTTAATAGACATGAAAATGCCGGATATCAGTGGACAGGAGATTATCCAAAAGATAATAGATTCCGGAAATCATACATATACGATTATTATGACCGGTTATACAGATATTAAAGAAGCAGTCAAACTTATAAAACAGGGAATCTATGACTATCTGACAAAACCATTCGAACTTGAGGAGCTGGAAGTAATACTTAAACGAATAATTAATGAACTGAATATGGAAGGTAGAATTATCTCTCTTCAGCGCCAATTATCCCTTGCATCTCATACAGGGAATCAAATTATTTCCAATAATTCCACAATGAAGGAAGTGGAAAAAACCATCAATGCAGTTCGGGATACAGACTTCAATATTTTAATTCTGGGAGAAAGTGGAACAGGTAAAGAACTTATTGCAGATTTAATACATTATTCCGGACAAAGAAGAAACGGACCACTTATTAAAGTAAACTGTGCAGGTCTTGTATCTACTCTTCTTGAAAGCGAAATGTTTGGTCATGAAAAGGGAGCATTTACAGATGCTATTAAGGCAAAAGAGGGGAAATTTTCACTTGCCAATGGAGGAACTCTTTTTCTGGATGAAATTGGGGATATGGATATAGCACTTCAGGCAAAACTCCTTCGTACTATTCAGGATGGTGTTTATCAAAAAGTTGGCGGAGTTGAATCACTTCATACAGATGCCAGAATAGTTGCAGCCACAAATCGAAATCTGATGGAATATATTAAAGAAGGGAAGTTTAGAGAAGATCTGTACTATAGGCTAAATGTTGTTACAATTAATTTACCTGCTCTTAGAGAGAGAAAGGATGATATCCCACTGCTGGCACTACATTTTCTTAAGAAACTTACAAAGAAATATGGAAAAAAACTTCAGAGTATTCAACCTGAAGCCATTAAAATCCTTGAAGAATATTACTTCCCGGGAAATATCAGAGAACTGGAAAATATTATAACCCGCTCATATATATCATCAACAGGATCTTCAATAGTAAAAGCAGATCTGCCGCTTGAAATAAGAGAAAACACAATAACTTCAATCAAATCCCAGTTGAATGGCACTGAGAAATTATCAAAATCAATTATCGATAGTAATAACTTAAAACTACAAATAGAAAACACTGAACGGGAACATATACAAAAGATGCTTGCACTAACTAATAATGATAGGAAATATGCTTCCGAACTGATGGGATTGTCCAGAAGACAACTTTACAATAAAATTAGTAAATATAATTTATAG
- a CDS encoding DUF4114 domain-containing protein, which translates to MKSNIQLIIITIIFAASSMAISADGFQSDIHLGIPPSIIAHPAGNTIFISSSVLSSSPATAIAEGEGYIGYFDCNMPATLSYQANSPHSSQEPNPDIIPTVYDLRLYGHGGDDIFYTSPSVEQKDIILLPGSTSITSTTGEIHAELNVSAEVGWEHDAGEYTAVFIITAVQIGGITIEEVNLYKSFFAERGLPDPAIIAPGTDPNLYLSSDISMSSIFIGEGAGYRNRAGYFLFGDLEEPLPGTMSVIYENASMAGSGGQLMPGDTAPVGIFNSDNNIGFWLQSNGYSNPSSPYYYTFDNSNSDSLRHAAIFSDIERERIIIGWEDLPGGGDKDYNDVLFALDISPFSALDLSNIPDVSELGNQGGPDD; encoded by the coding sequence ATGAAATCGAACATACAGCTAATTATAATAACAATCATATTTGCAGCTTCTTCAATGGCAATATCAGCTGATGGTTTTCAGTCAGATATACACCTTGGGATTCCCCCTTCCATTATTGCCCATCCGGCCGGGAACACAATCTTCATTTCTTCATCGGTTCTTTCTTCGTCTCCGGCAACAGCTATTGCGGAGGGTGAAGGCTACATTGGCTACTTCGACTGTAATATGCCTGCCACCCTCTCATATCAGGCAAACAGCCCGCATAGTTCTCAGGAGCCGAATCCAGATATAATTCCCACTGTCTATGACCTCAGGCTTTACGGCCACGGGGGTGACGATATTTTCTACACAAGCCCCTCTGTTGAGCAGAAAGATATTATTCTGCTGCCGGGGTCTACTTCAATAACCTCCACAACAGGGGAAATACATGCGGAGCTTAATGTCAGTGCTGAAGTGGGCTGGGAGCATGATGCCGGTGAATACACAGCGGTTTTCATTATAACTGCTGTACAGATTGGAGGAATCACTATTGAGGAAGTAAATCTCTATAAAAGTTTTTTCGCGGAACGGGGGCTGCCTGATCCGGCTATAATTGCTCCTGGGACAGACCCTAATCTTTATCTCAGCAGTGATATATCCATGAGTTCGATCTTCATCGGCGAGGGGGCGGGCTACAGAAACCGCGCCGGATATTTCCTGTTCGGCGACTTAGAGGAGCCGCTTCCGGGAACCATGTCTGTTATCTATGAAAATGCCTCGATGGCCGGTTCCGGAGGACAGCTGATGCCGGGAGATACCGCGCCTGTCGGCATATTTAATTCAGATAATAATATCGGGTTTTGGCTTCAGAGCAACGGCTACAGTAATCCGAGCAGTCCGTACTACTATACCTTTGACAATTCAAATTCAGACAGCCTGAGGCATGCTGCAATTTTCTCGGACATAGAGAGGGAGCGGATCATCATCGGGTGGGAGGACCTTCCCGGCGGCGGAGACAAAGATTACAATGATGTTCTTTTTGCGCTGGATATCTCGCCGTTTTCAGCCCTCGATCTGTCTAATATTCCGGATGTAAGCGAGCTGGGAAATCAGGGAGGACCAGATGACTAA